Proteins found in one Zea mays cultivar B73 chromosome 1, Zm-B73-REFERENCE-NAM-5.0, whole genome shotgun sequence genomic segment:
- the LOC103644592 gene encoding omega-3 fatty acid desaturase, chloroplastic — protein sequence MARLVLSECCGLAPLRLRAGRGAIAAPSPPALSAAAAPGRPAPAAIHRDWALRVSAATRLTSAVEEDKRSSPLGEGDEHVAASGAAGGEFDPGAPPPFGLAEIRAAIPKHCWVKDPWRSMAYVLRDVVVVLGLAAAAARLDSWLVWPLYWAAQGTMFWALFVLGHDCGHGSFSNNPKLNSVVGHILHSSILVPYHGWRISHRTHHQNHGHVEKDESWHPLPERLYKSLDFMTRKLRFTMPFPLLAFPLYLFARSPGKSGSHFNPSSDLFQPNEKKDIITSTASWLAMVGVLAGLTFLMGPVTMLKLYGVPYFVFVAWLDMVTYLHHHGHEDKLPWYRGQEWSYLRGGLTTLDRDYGLINNIHHDIGTHVIHHLFPQIPHYHLIEATEAAKPVLGKYYKEPKKSGPLPWHLFGVLAQSLKQDHYVSDTGDVVYYQTDSKTNTSAQKSD from the exons ATGGCGCGGCTCGTGCTCTCCGAGTGCTGCGGCCTCGCGCCGCTGCGCCTGCGCGCCGGCCGGGGCGCCATTGCGGCGCCGTCGCCCCCCGCGCTCTCCGCAGCGGCGGCGCcgggccgccccgcgcccgcggcCATCCACCGCGACTGGGCGCTCCGCGTCTCCGCGGCCACCCGCCTCACCTCCGCCGTCGAGGAGGACAAGAGGAGCTCCCCCCTTGGGGAGGGCGACGAGCACGTGGCGGCCAGCGGCGCCGCGGGCGGGGAGTTCGACCCGGGGGCGCCGCCGCCGTTCGGGCTGGCGGAGATCCGCGCGGCCATCCCCAAGCACTGCTGGGTCAAGGACCCCTGGCGCTCCATGGCCTACGTGCTGCGcgacgtcgtcgtcgtcctggggCTCGCCGCGGCCGCCGCGCGCCTCGACAGCTGGCTCGTCTGGCCGCTCTACTGGGCCGCGCAGGGCACCATGTTCTGGGCGCTCTTCGTCCTCGGCCACGACTG TGGACACGGGAGCTTCTCGAACAACCCCAAGCTGAACAGCGTGGTCGGCCACATACTCCATTCCTCCATTCTTGTCCCCTACCACGGATG GAGGATTAGCCACAGGACGCACCATCAAAACCACGGCCACGTTGAGAAGGACGAGTCCTGGCACCCG CTACCAGAGAGGCTGTACAAAAGCCTGGACTTTATGACTAGGAAATTGCGGTTCACCATGCCGTTCCCCTTGCTCGCATTCCCGTTATACTTG TTCGCAAGGAGTCCAGGGAAGTCAGGATCACACTTCAACCCAAGCAGTGATTTGTTCCAACCTAATGAAAAGAAGGACATCATAACATCAACGGCATCCTGGCTGGCCATGGTTGGTGTTCTGGCTGGTCTCACCTTTCTGATGGGTCCTGTTACGATGCTAAAGCTCTACGGAGTCCCATACTTT GTATTTGTTGCTTGGCTGGATATGGTTACATACTTGCACCATCATGGCCACGAAGACAAGCTTCCCTGGTACCGTGGACAG GAATGGAGTTATCTGCGTGGAGGACTGACGACGCTCGACCGGGACTATGGACTGATTAACAATATCCACCATGACATCGGAACTCATGTCATCCATCACCTTTTCCCTCAAATCCCACATTACCATCTCATTGAGGCG ACCGAGGCAGCAAAACCGGTTCTTGGCAAGTACTACAAAGAACCAAAGAAGTCGGGTCCTCTCCCGTGGCACCTGTTTGGGGTGCTAGCACAAAGCTTGAAGCAAGACCACTATGTTAGCGACACCGGAGACGTAGTGTACTACCAAACTGACTCGAAAACGAACACCTCTGCACAAAAATCTGATTGA